The Lottiidibacillus patelloidae genome window below encodes:
- a CDS encoding TasA family protein — protein sequence MFKEKVVIAFLALTFGMVLTIAGTQAFLKDSKSVSNSLSTGTLEVNLDKESDGTTGTNYFINLTNIKPGDSGSEIIKVTNSGTLKARVDFNPTFSGLLLNGGDQSGSKGLSFLYKKSVDNGVTWTPFIPGDTNWLMDTNAEIWVKVIYDFPKDYDVPDQSFYQGKEVDLNITVNAEQVKNNPKPSDAQPEQTFIHALSFDGTNDEIEVQSDALKQYPLTLSAWVKPELRSDGTSFPNNVISNDRPGHHGNGFGVNVWNSGSEMNIEYENGFIFIDQNTFSFAADTWYHVAVVYDVVGTELLIKAYVDGNLIYTSDASDIQVPSILDASDFIAIGKHNDDANYSTKRYFKGAIRDVRVWNIAQSVTEVQVDMEAISTGSEPGLVHYWRLDDAGGRLINDIGSLGIQGSFVTDPVWYVE from the coding sequence ATGTTTAAAGAAAAAGTTGTTATAGCATTTTTGGCATTAACTTTCGGGATGGTCTTAACAATTGCTGGTACACAAGCGTTTTTAAAAGATAGTAAAAGTGTTAGTAATTCTTTGTCTACAGGAACACTTGAAGTTAATTTAGATAAAGAAAGTGATGGAACAACTGGCACGAATTATTTCATAAACCTTACTAATATAAAGCCAGGAGATAGTGGTAGTGAAATAATTAAAGTTACTAACAGTGGTACTTTAAAAGCTAGAGTAGACTTCAATCCTACGTTTTCAGGGTTACTTTTAAATGGCGGGGATCAAAGTGGTTCTAAAGGCCTGTCCTTTTTATATAAGAAGTCTGTTGATAATGGCGTAACATGGACACCTTTCATTCCAGGAGATACAAATTGGTTAATGGATACGAATGCAGAAATATGGGTGAAAGTAATCTATGATTTTCCAAAAGACTATGATGTTCCCGATCAATCATTCTATCAAGGGAAAGAAGTAGATTTAAATATCACTGTAAATGCGGAACAAGTAAAAAATAATCCGAAACCAAGTGATGCTCAACCTGAGCAAACTTTTATTCATGCTTTAAGCTTCGACGGAACAAATGATGAAATTGAGGTGCAAAGTGATGCGCTGAAACAATATCCATTAACATTAAGTGCTTGGGTGAAACCAGAACTTCGAAGTGACGGAACATCCTTCCCTAATAATGTTATTAGTAATGATAGACCAGGCCACCATGGAAATGGCTTTGGCGTAAATGTCTGGAACAGTGGATCTGAAATGAATATCGAATATGAAAACGGCTTTATCTTCATTGATCAAAACACTTTTTCGTTTGCCGCCGATACATGGTACCACGTTGCTGTCGTGTATGATGTTGTAGGTACGGAGTTACTGATAAAAGCGTATGTTGATGGCAACTTAATTTACACAAGTGATGCGTCTGATATTCAAGTACCTAGTATTCTTGATGCTAGCGACTTCATTGCAATTGGTAAGCATAATGATGATGCTAATTATTCGACGAAACGCTACTTTAAAGGTGCGATTCGCGATGTGAGAGTATGGAATATAGCGCAATCTGTAACTGAAGTACAAGTGGATATGGAAGCTATTTCAACGGGTAGTGAGCCTGGATTAGTTCACTATTGGCGCTTGGATGATGCAGGTGGTCGACTAATAAATGATATTGGAAGTTTAGGTATCCAAGGAAGTTTTGTAACTGACCCAGTTTGGTATGTAGAATAA